In Oryzias melastigma strain HK-1 linkage group LG6, ASM292280v2, whole genome shotgun sequence, the DNA window gttttgaagttaggctaatagtTACACACTAGCTGCTTTggttattttaggctttttttttagttttgaagtttggctgttttttcagctacatgctagctgttttggctaacctacattttttagactaatttggcatatagctaatatttcagcatcttcagctatcatcattagcatcttcagcagctaaattcagcttacagcattcacaccagcattatcgcaggtaatgctatatatctagttcataattattattaaaaggttacagctttaaagtttaaaaatagttttgctgtgtttaataaatgtccGCCACGCGACCATaagatgttttggattttgacctccTGTGCGATTGAATTCAACACTCCTGGTCTGGAGTCAGACTAAGCCGCTCTTTCCTGCATCATAGACATGTCCACTTTGTTGCCATAATGCAGACATACAGCAATAGGATGACGGTGGCGGAGAGGAGCAGCATGACGGCAAGAAAAAGAAGCAGCTACAGGTGGAATGTTTGCAGAAAGCAATTCCTGCTCTGACACCAAGGCCCTGCAGCGGCAGTATGTTTCCATCTTACATGGAGTGACCAGCTCGTCTCTGCCTCTGGCACTGGGGGAATCCTTTATCTGAATTAGGTGATCAATACGACCTGAAACACAGGATGAGGCAGGGGCAACCTTTACCTGgactccacacacacacacagcgtTCACACAGCATGTCCTCTGATGAAGCACCAGACAGACACATCTAACACCAGCACGGGTCACAGCAGCACTTTCAGCAAAACCAGCTTCAAGCAGGCGTGCATGTGCGTGCACGTGTCAGAGTGCGGAGTGGGGGTTGTACTTACGGGGGCCTAACAGGTATCCAGCACTGTTCAGGGTCCAGCCTCGCTTCTCCTTtgcctgcagacacacaaagactGACAGGTTCTGtgtctgagctgctgctgtctcAAAACCCAAACGTTCACGGTGAACTCAAAGGCAGCACGGGATGAGAAACTGTTAACTGCTGACAGTGAAGGGGACATCCGCCTTCCTTCAGAGACTGCAATATCCTCAGTCGACCATCAGATGTCCCTCTTTGTTAAAGTAAAGAGCTGATGCTTCAAacgttttggcaaaattagaaataaaatcctGAAATTTTGGAAATTTTTTCACCAGTTTGATTCTGTATCAGATGTTTCCTTCTGatagaaacttaaaaatgtagagTCAGCCTCATTTACAGACAGCTGAATGGATGGTATTGATGGATGAGCAGTTAGAGGGTCACGTTGAAGTTCACTTTTCCTCTATGTGATGCAGATGAAGTTAAGGCTGACAGACACCAGCttcttcaacagaaaaatgaggTGAGAGCAGCTATAACAGCAGGACAGAATATCACCTTCCACATAagaagtacccactggtcccagaaagctaaaatcccatagacttcaactgagaaataaacagctgttactcagtcattctgtttgtgcgaataaccattcttgctctggtccctctttaacatgttcttgatcatcctaattttttctcattatatttttcacaagttattcaagctataaactgaccaatcagatacctcagtaaaagcatgtggtgcctgttGGCTCCGCCtggaacgtttgattgacagattctccccgAGTccctttcagtggaaggggtgtgactttccaacaagctcgctcctgattagcaagagtggttgccataggaGCGaagactcagactgactcggatcAATCACTTCTTACAAATGTCGTCtggttccatccatccatccattttcttaaccgctgtgtccctttcggggtcgcggggtgctggagcctatcccagctgctgatgggcgaaggcggggttcaccctggacaggtcgccagtctgtcgcagggcctcaatcacacacatattcactctcacattcacacctagggacaatttagagtcaccaattaacctatgaagcatgtttttggacggtgggaggaagccggagtccccggtgaaaacccacgcatgcacggggagaacatgcaaactccacacagaaaggtcccagccgggagtcgaaccggggccttcttgctgtgaggcaagagcgctaaccactgcgccaccgtgcagcccgtcgtctggttccaaaatggcaaAGTCCATACTGCGgcaaaatggcgactgaactgatttcattttgttgaaaccagaagtaaggcattttctgtGACATCCATGTCTCTATATGTCAATGGTTTGGACCAAGAAAAAGAACTGATGAACTCTGGACTCTGGggcggttcacttcagtgtgaatgcagatggacttttaccaaaacaaaaagaggaggagagcCAAAGGGAGGAGGTGCTGTGAACTCTGCATGTTTGGAGGATGAAAAACAGCAACAGTGTAAGTATGAAGAAGCAGGAACCATGAAGACGTTTGGGAGTGTCTGCTGGGTAAAGAGGAGTAATGAGGAGCTTCTCCATGAATGAGagtcagaggaggagcaggatgGACCGCTCTTCTCCTTCATGCTGTTTCCTATCCTGCTCAGATTTTCTACACATTTTCATGctacattttatttcactttgtaTCAAGCTATACATTTATagcttttgagttatttttttttaaattatgggtatttaaaaaattaactttttgtgGTTTGACCCAAGCTTAAGCACACTTTACTGTATGATTATTATGATATACCCTCATGTCACCTCAGATCAACCTTCTACCAACAGTAAAATAACAACCATAAAGTTTACTGaagctttaaaaactttatcagcaaattaatttacaaaaaaagaaatgtacttttttctaaaaaaaaaaaaataaaattgtatgaAAAAACTGGATCCCTGTTCGCAAGGCCGGCCCTGGGGAGACGAAACGAATATCACTGCATGCACAAAGGAAACACTGTAGCTGTCTGCaatatgttaaaatatgtatttgtttaatttaaattctcGAGAATTAAAtactaattaaataataatcacaTGAAACATGTTTAGCATAGAAACACTTCACCCTGGCCAGGATGCGACACCACGCTAACATTTGGTGCATTTAACTCGGGATGGTAGGTTTTTTTGACAGGCATGTCCAGTGTTTAAGGTCTAAAGAATTCCATTGTTAAGGgtttgaaaagaggaaaagacaaaaaaaaaaaaaaaactagatcaCCATTTAGATTCTCCTTTTACGATCAAAAACAGTagtatttttcaaccaaaatgggggtggggggttactTTCCAAGCAAAACTCTgatttgagtctgttttttcctcctgttccttccttttttgaccTTAACCTGTCGCTGATGGGTTGTTTAGCTGccttttcatccttaaagttttaaagaatcACTAACAgacaccccccccaccccaattattgattatgtcaaacttttgagttattttattcatgattttacTTATTAACTTTCATTGCAATCACAGCAGATGGTGCACCAGGCGAACGCCTAGGACGCCTATGCCTTTTGATGTTAGGCTTTATGTTGTGAACGCTAAATTAAATTTGAGCAAGATGTTGTCGAGGCCAGAATGTATGGATTTCTCTAGTTTTGTACGAGTTCAAATCCAACACTACTCTTCTCATCTTTGGAGATTTTTGTTTCAATCTCAGCATCAATATTACAAAGATTTTCTAAAGTGAAGAAAATCAAAAGGTTAAATGAATCTAATTCAGTTGAAGATGCAcgtgtttggtgttttttgtgttgccATTCACAAGTCTCTCTTATTAGTCTTTGAGtgttataataaaataacatagCAAGTTATGGAAGACatcttcaaaattaaaaaaggagaacCAGTAATATATTTATCTAAAGGCtgataaagtaaaacaataaaaatgtagaagttAAACTTTCTTTTGAGGAAAAACTATTCTTGACAAGaactttttgaatattttctttatcacagattttcttttttttattaaagctttaatatcAGTCTGAATCATTGCAGCATTTCCTCTTCATCATCGTGTCATCAGCAAGttagtatggagagaaaatagtctcactggaataatgcatgttttaaagatttagacttttatatgaattatctgtttaagaaagtgcaaaaatgtcaagtttttgcacttttttttatattccccacattaatttgcttttatttttattttaaacctgaCCACAGTTAAACTAATACGACGTTAACATGTTTCCTCGTcttctttctgttgtttttctcagtctttgaacttttatttatcatGCCCAGAACCTGCTGGTTCCGGACAGTGACCCGTGAGTGCGCGTGTGCTCCTTACCGCGATAACCAGCCCGATGCTCTCCGACAGCGCCGCGCAGAAGATGAGCGACGCGCAGAGAATCCCGACGCACTTGTGCATCTGAGGAGCGCAAGAAGAAGCAGATGAGCTGGAAGCCGGTCTGTAGGTGAGCGGACCGCCGGAACCGCCTTACCTTTTCAGCGTGAGTGTCAGCGGCGGGAGTTGGCTGCAGCAGAACTTGTGCGCTCTGGTTTGGACTCTCCGCGCGCAGCGCCTGGCTTTTATGCGCGACCCCGCTGCTACCTGCTGCCGTCAGCAGccctccaccccccacccctgcGGACATGACGGGCAGGTCACGAACAAGGGACTCAATGCATCACCCCCCCTCCCAAATTCAATTTGACAAACATCAGATCTCCTCGTCTGCTGCTCCAAGCTCAATGGAGCCGCGTTCATCAATGACGGTCCGGAGAACACCGGGCCATTGATCAGCTGGAGCTTTACTGGGTTCAGACTGTCTGATTCTGCAGCTATCATGACCCAGAGGTGTGGAGAGGGGTCTCCTTCACAAAACCTCTCTTTTCTCCATCATGAAAGTTTAggtttatcctttttttaaggGCCTAAACCTCTGGGTCAGGTTCAGAATCTCAATGGTGAACAAGTTCTGCAAGATACGCCCATATTATTGCACTTCTACCCTCGTACTTCACAGTTGGTGTTTCTGCAGAATCCTGTATTTCTATTTCTCCTGGGTTCTTCTGTCTGATATGAAAGCTTGGCAGCTTTCTATTTTAATTCCACAAAGacagtttttaatcattttttatgacctttgaccttgtcTGAATCTGTTTCATCTCATCtcttacattattttttgccaccttcattttcattattattatttttttctccaaagctGCCTGAGTCCTGGTTGAGATCTCGTTGACCTCAGAGGTGTTTGCTCCAtcacacatttttagtttttgtcctttattgagctttttacattttttcagttcaattttCCTGTTACACCGGTGAGGAGCTCAGATGGTGTTTGTTTCTAATCATCACATGTCCTCTCCACGTCTCTGTTGGTGGACATACACTggaagaaaacatcaacacaacaCCTATGTTTTTGTTCCCATCTTTTATGAAATGAActcaaagatctgaaacattttctacaaacaccaaataaccatttttaaaaatattgttcatGCAGAGAAATGGACTCCAGTGTCTGTATCACTGCGATTCTGCGAGCATGCATgagtggcagattttccaacttttaGCCGTGATAtgccgtcaaatcctgtgggaccggaCCTTTACGCATTTCTTTTATGAGCCGCAGAGCGTTCATAATTTGATATAAATCCAAttagttatttggtttatatcgtgatatgtatcgttaTCGcctgatatggaaaaaaatatatcataatataaaaaaatccatatcACCCATCCTATTACAGTCATGCTAATTTGCTGCGTTGGGGTGAGAGGCTCAACATTTGCTTCTTCTGCATCACTCTTCACAAAGACGAGCAGCTATTCCATGTTCTTGCGGTCCACTCAAACACACCCTGACCTGATGGGGGACTTCCCAGCATCAAACCAAGCTACCCCCCCTCCCACACAGGGATTTACTGTTACAGCCCGTCatgccagcagcagcaggctggCTGCCATTCTGTTCCCAGAGCAGAGCGGCGGTAATGGAAGACACAGAGAGACACAACGTAACGTGGCAAATGGGAGGTGAAGGAAGACGGGAACGGAGGGCAGAAAGAACGATGGAGAagataaaagaagaaagagCAGCCTCAGCTGTGAAGGAGTGGGAAAGCTGTGTAACATTTAATGAGTGAAGGTCCCTGCTTGTGAATGTGGCTGTAAGCATGTGGACAGCGTGTGTGTGTCCTCTGAGCCTGCGGAGCTTGCTCGTCCGCCGTCTCCGTGATGATCACACACTCTTTTCATTGGCTTTTTCCAGTGTCCTGCTTTCTTGAATGACTGACGGGTACAGCTCTGTTATGTGAGGATCTGCGGTGATCGAAGCCTCTCTAAATGCTAATGACATGTGCATGTTAGTAATGTAGGTTCCTGGGGGCCCTTCTTTTACCTCAGCGAGGGGGCGTGAACATAATGGACCTAGACTTTGTTCCTTTAGCACGATGGCACAGTCACAGGAGTGCGTGTGCTTTCATCTTGAGTTAAGATGTTATCCACCCTGGACTCGACGTTGAAAAGATTTCAAATGAGGACAACCACATGAGAAATTCCTTTCAGAATCAGGCGCTGTGTGACAGCCAGAGGATGAACTGCCGATGAGCGGGGCCTAAACAAGACAAGCTTTGTGTGGAGATGGAAGGTGTCATAAAGACAGGAGCAAAATGGAAGACTGACCTCAGCTAGGGTTATCTACAGCAACTGTCATAGACTTTATGTAAGTCTTTCACCATCAGTTAACCCAGTATTTGTCTAGTTTCCATCAATCATAGATAATCCAGGGCCAGCAGTGGTCCATGACCAAGTTTAAATGACCTTTTATCTATAAATAGTAAGGCTGCAACGATCAGTCGACTAAacgacgactaattgactattaaaatagtctatgactaatttaatagtcaattagtcattactttctattatatggagtcagaatgtagtaaagctgaaagttataatggaatgctgctagctttttggactattttggcatgtattacattttttaggctattttggactttagctaatatttcagctacatgctagctgttttgggtaacttAGGCTaacttttttcctattttttagacttatttggcattcaactaatattttagctggctatcagcttgtgggctgcacggtggcgcagtggttagcgctcttgcctcacagcgagaaggccccggttcgaatcccggctgggacctttctgtgtggagtttgcatgttctccccgtgcatgcgtgggttttcaccggggactccggcttcctcccaccgtccaaaaacatacttcataggttaattggtgactctgaattgcccctaggtgtgaatgtgagagtgaatgtgtgtgtgattgaggccctgagacagactggcgacctgtccagggtgtaccccgccttcgcccatcagcagccgggataggctccggcacccccgtgaccctgaaagggaagaagcggtctggaagatgattggctatcagcttcaccgttttctgctattagcttcagcgatgttagctatcaatttcagctatcagcactagtgtCAGGACTCAGGCTGCCATGTCCCCTTTTgatcaccagagggagccatcaccTGAGCACCATTTTCACACCATGAAAGTGCCAACCAGTTGAacattgatcatgaaggagaaattgatGATTCTGGAATTCTTGTCATAATTTTGGAGCGAAGCAGACCCTGATGCTCGTAACCTGAAAGGACCACGAAAGGCAGATGGAGTTAGAAAGTTTCTTTATTGTCCGTGGGGAGTTTTTGGAGCTGTGGCCAGGAGCGGAGTACTGTAGCGGAATCTATGAACGTCGTGACGAGATGAGTGGTCCGGATCTGCAACAGCACAGCGAAGGTCCAGGAGGTGAGTGGAGCTGATGGGGTGGCGCAACAGATGGATCTCTTGATGTGGTAAATCCTGACAGATAGATAGGAGTTTTAGACCCAGGTCTGAACGGGGAGGGAAGAACCTGGAGACAGGAGATTTCAGAGGTGAGGTTGAGTAAACCCGTGAGATTCGATGACTTTACATAAACTGAAGTAAGGCCAGGGTACTGCACCAGAGAAAGCAACAAACTGGCGATAAATACTGGAGGAGGCCCCTCTTAAATACTGGTCTGGAGATGAAGTACTTGTTCCAATAGTTGAGTCCAATCAGGAGGTGTAGTTGGAACGCAGGTGCACCATGgcaattctatgacaccaagtctttcatgtatcagaaaagagctgtgaaagaaaagaccTGGAGCCACCAGGCACCATAGCACCATTTGAACATTTTGCTccaagcc includes these proteins:
- the gal gene encoding galanin peptides isoform X2, whose translation is MSAGVGGGGLLTAAGSSGVAHKSQALRAESPNQSAQVLLQPTPAADTHAEKMHKCVGILCASLIFCAALSESIGLVIAAKEKRGWTLNSAGYLLGPHGIDGHRTLGDKQGLAGKRDMGQEEDFRPGALRIADEDIIHTVVDFLSYLKLKEMGALENLPPSVTSDEMTNP
- the gal gene encoding galanin peptides isoform X1; this translates as MSAGVGGGGLLTAAGSSGVAHKSQALRAESPNQSAQVLLQPTPAADTHAEKMHKCVGILCASLIFCAALSESIGLVIAAKEKRGWTLNSAGYLLGPRRIDHLIQIKDSPSARGRDELVTPYGIDGHRTLGDKQGLAGKRDMGQEEDFRPGALRIADEDIIHTVVDFLSYLKLKEMGALENLPPSVTSDEMTNP